The genomic window GTTTCCTTAGCCTCTTAAAGAGTGAGTGTGCCATATTGAAGGCAAAAAGACACTTTTGTCATTGAATCATAGTACTTATTTTCCTTGTGTCATTGCATAGAACCCTAGACTTTTTCTTTCCACTAGAAGAACACTTGTACAAGggagttttatttttatcaaaggtTTGATTCACAGCTATAAGAAAATAATAGCCCCATCAAAGTGTCTTTAAGTCAACAACATTTTGTTTATACAGAAAGTCAACAATGGCCCTAAACTGCCCTGACGCTGAGTTTTAAGTCTATCAGtctgtttgtctctttttctttctttccaactttccttttcctccctccctcccttccttccttccttccttccttccttccttccttccttccttccttccttccttccttccttccttccttccttccttccttccttccttccttccttccttctttccttctttctttctttctctttctttctctttctttctttctttctttctttctttctttctttctttctttctttctttctttctttctttctttctttctttctttctttctttctttctttctttctttctttctttctttctttctttctttctttctttctttctttctttctttcttccttccttccttccttccttccttccttccttccttccttccttggtgGATGGTATAGACAACTTTAGAAATCTGACATTGTAGAAGATAGAGAGCAAATGAGAGTGAGAATATATGAGGGTAAGGTCACATATCTTAGAATAGGTGAAAGCTAAATATATTTGTAGTCTGAGGCAAATGAGACAGAGCAAATGAGTGGGGGACTAGCTCTGTCTTAGAGTTGCTCTTTAAGCCATTAAGCAATCTCTGCAAGATGAATTaaactgaaataattttccctGCCTATCAAACTCCACATTCCATGCAAACATCTTCCCCAAGCTTATATTGAGCATTGCTGGGACAGGCGATATAAACCTGAGTCCTTTGATTATGAAGTCAGTGCTCTGAACccacattctttccttccttcctccctgctttaatttctcccttcttcccttcctcttcattTGTTCAGATGtgttgttctgattttcttctttttcatggcACAAGTAGCATTATGTCTGACTGTTTGGAGTTTCCTAATCTATGCAAAAGGGTGTGCCTTCTTTGCCACACCTCTGGACAGGTGTTGAACTGAGGAATTTCAAGAAACATCCTGGTTATAAAGTCTGGCATCCCCATGTTGAGAATAACTTCACTTCATTAAAAGCTGAGGGTAAGACTTTGGATGGCTGGAAACAAGTAGGttctaacattatttttttttctttctggcttagTTCAGACGCAGAGTAGGAAAGCTGTGTTCCTTCTGTAGAGTGAAGAATGGTATTTTACTTTGAGACTTCtgattatgtaaatatatctagTCACTTGATGAACTGCTTCTAgaaatatcatatttcttgctcAGGAAACTATTGTATGAATGCAGTTATTCACAAGAGAAAAGAGGAACAAATCACTCTTCAATCTTCTTGTCACTGTTATTGCTCATCCTCAACTTCAAAAGAGAAGCTGGCTAGGGGAAAATATTCAGACGTGAAGTGTAAATGTTTTTACTTATGTCTTAAGGGGACATTGATTGgagttttttccccttatattgtTATTATCAACAATATCATTGTTGGTATGTATTATAAATAGTATGTGACATAAGGAACAAGTTGTAAGTTATTTCCCATGTACTATATAGCATTAGTTTAGAATTTAGTAAATGATATAGTAGAGGGCCTAGAAGTACTAAATCCGAAGACCTGGTTAGAAtctcatttttgcttttaataacttgtgtgactctggacaagtcttaTATTTCAAgaatgctgggggggggggaaattaagTTTCAGAAGAAGTTGTTAATCCTATGAATTTATGTTTGaattaatattttgctttttaagcatAAAAAGgtgattattttatattattatcatcagtTTTGAGATAATTTAACCTGTGAAGAATGACCTGGCTTTAACATTAGAATTCAGTATATAAGGCATCTCTGTTTGTGTTAAGAGTGTTCCTTAGACTTGTTCTTAAGATATATATcctttctaccatgtttaacatatattggactacttgccatttaggggagggtaTGAAGGAAGGGGAGGTGTGGAAATTGGAGCAcggggttttgcaagggctaatgttgaagaattgtccatgtatatgttttgaaaaataaaagctttaattaaaaaaaaataaattaaataaatatatatatcccaggggcagctaggtagtccagtggatagagtaccagctctgaagtcaggaggacctgagttcaaatctggtctcagatacttaacaatatataatatattgttagtAATTATATATTGTAAGATAATCGGAAAGAAAAGCACGGAGCAAGCAATAAGtgattggacttttttttttcttttccttttcattattttgggtTTTCACACACAGTGGTATTATGGGAAACCCATTGTACTTTCATGAGTTGGTTATTGTAGCTGTTTTGAGAGAAAGGTAGATATTTATTGGCCAACTGTATATGTGAAAAGTTATTTATTCCACATCTTGTCTTATTAAATAAGCACATAATTAACTTTATTGTCTGTGTGAATATACTGTATACTGTACATCATCCCCTTATCTGAGCCCAACCTCAACATCTTGTTGcatgtttgttttaaataaaaaggtaacaacaagcatttattaagagcctattatttttattatagtttttgaaCAATTAGACTACAATATATCTAGTAGATCTATTTCTACCCCTGAATATTTCTTTACAATACTCTGTACTGACTATCCTGTTTCTAATATTGCTTAAAATCAAGTATTACTGGCTCATTTGAAAATATTGTTCCGATAACATCTATGCTTGTTAGGTTATTTGCCATTTGAACAAtattttcctctgaaaatttCTGTGGGAAAATTCCCAcagaatcaaaatgaaataaataactcTTAGTAGTGAATTaagaaagaatcaaaattgtttttcttccattaatCTGTGGAGTGTGCCATTGGGGAGAGACCTTAAGATGGGAGAATTAATAAGTAGGCAATAATTGGGTTTACtcctaggggggaaaaaaacactgTATGCTGTGcacatacatttgtgtgtatatgtatgtatatgtgtatgtatgtaataacAGAGTGAAAAGAAAGACAGTTCTGTTCACAATGgccatgtatgtatgtaataacagagtgaaaaaaaagagagttCTGTTCACAATGGCCATGTCTTCTTTGTGACCTTAAACATATCCCTAAATCTACCAGTGCTTCCATTTTCTATCTACAAAATGGAATAAGCCACATGCTCTTTTTCTGCTTATTGATCCCCTCTAAAGAAAGTATACCAACCATTCCATACAAGAAATTATCGATATAGATGTCATTAAActataggaaaagaaataatctcATTTCAGTCTCTATCTTTTCTAGTGACTGAATGGATCCCTCAAATTGCTTCAAACAAAACCCAAGCCAACACTATACTGCAGCATTTGACTAAGAATTTCATAGAAGAAAAGAATCATACTAATTCCACCAGAGCCTTGAAATTTCCAGATGAGACAAGTGCTACTTGGTATATACTTACCATCTTTGGTATATATGgcatcatatttttctttttgttggccAACAATATCCTCCAAAATGAAAAGCGCTTGGAAGATATTTATTATCCAAATCTCACATCTGAGCTAAAAAGAAAGAGCTTCAAGAGAAACACATCAAAACCAGCTCATTAAATATGAATTTGTCCAGTTTTGAAATAAATCAAAGCCATGAATTgaggaataaaacatttttaattgagATAATAAGATAGTAAACTTGCCACTCTGTGGGGTGTCTCATGAGTGCAAAACACAATGAATTTCCCAACTTCAAGACCCATGCAAAAGCTTCTCATACCTTTaggtggagagggagaagaattaTGAAGTAGCAAGATGTAGTCATAGGATCCCAGTGACCCTTGGAAATCCAGGCAAGGAAAACCACTTTATACTGgctgttttgcagtttgtgctaTGAATACCAGTGGAAAGGGgcaagaaaaagagattgaattaCAGCTTAAATTAGGTTCCTCTAGGTGGGAAGGATTTAGGGCTCAGCTCAACAGAATTAAGAGTAAATATCTGAAGAGtaggaatgtaaaaatattactGAAATTTTGACATTACTAGGATCTTTAAGGGAGTAGCAAGTagtattaacatttttccattatTATATTAACAATTATATCAACATTTTCTGTCATTCCCCATTCTGATTCTGAGAAGGCAAAGTTTTCTCAATGAATCACTAATTGGTATGACAGTCAATAATATtcggaaaggagagagagattgatcAATTCATTGACAAAAACTTCAGCAAGCAAGCAGAACAAAATAGAATTCAGAAcagagaaatataagaaagacataaaaagggaagaatttatttcATTGGAAGCAAAAGGGAAGGGTAATCCACTCCTTTTTGTCCATTTCACCAGTTCATCATATCTTAGGGTGTGGATATCTCATAAAGTTGTTCGGTTTCTAACATCTCTTAATGTATCCTCTGGTATCTTAGATCAGTTTCTCGGCTGATTTGCTCCTCCAGTTCAGGCCACCCACAGATATTACTTTTCTGTTAGCACAAAATAAATCTTAATACACTTCACGTTTGGCCAATAATCAGGTCAGATATTGAGAATTAGCTCAAAACTTATAGCTCCAATAAAAAcatcaaattagaaaattatagaccagagAATTtgcatttttgcatattttttgctGCTCCTAACCTTATATAAACTAGATATTTTACCAACAACAGGTAAGGAAAAATCTATGGGGATCTGATTTATAAAATTAGTCCTTTTAGTTATGAATTTGGTATCTGCCAACAGTTACATAGGCTATAAATCAGCATAGATTCCACCATCATTTAACTTTTagtgttcatttatttcattcttcacgTCAAATTCAAGTTCCAGAAGAGGAAGGAACTTCAGTTTATCACCTGTATCTGTCTTGTGATGTGGATTAGATAATTCCAGATTGATACATTTAGAAAATTCAAGTACAAACATGGAAGGAAATTCTGAACCTAGTtcttatatttgatatatataattatctaattttattaatgataaaTCCATTATGCTCTGCACTCATAGGACATCCCTTGGGGTAGCAGTTTTGCTACCCTGTTACCTCAAGTAAAGAtgctttatttttcaattcatgACAGTATTTCAGCACTTGATAAGACAGTGATGCCCTGGAACAGATCTAGGTGAGAATGAGACCAAAGCAGGGAAACAGCAACTTTTAACCCTAAACAGAAAGATAATCAAGCAGTCTAAAACAAGCATTAAATAGCACACTCCAATGACTATTGAACTTGAATGTTGATCATTTCTGGAAAATCATGTCTCAACTAAAGGCTTATTGATTTGGGATGATTAAACAAACCTTGGGGAATGGAAGTAGGGGAGAGGTCCCTTTGTCCTCCACTCCATAATGGCTGACCAAAGTAGTGGGAACACTGTTTCAAAGATGTGGCAGATAACCAAAAATAACCTACtcaatgtacttttaaaaagccctttttgtctcttttcctttgaCTCAGTATGTGACAAGTAGCTTTCCTTGCTTGGGCTTCCCatgagggatagaaaataaacTACCCTTCCTCAACTCCAGCAGAAAAAGTGAACTGAAATC from Sminthopsis crassicaudata isolate SCR6 chromosome 3, ASM4859323v1, whole genome shotgun sequence includes these protein-coding regions:
- the SMIM34 gene encoding small integral membrane protein 34, which produces MTEWIPQIASNKTQANTILQHLTKNFIEEKNHTNSTRALKFPDETSATWYILTIFGIYGIIFFFLLANNILQNEKRLEDIYYPNLTSELKRKSFKRNTSKPAH